The Henckelia pumila isolate YLH828 chromosome 2, ASM3356847v2, whole genome shotgun sequence genome includes a window with the following:
- the LOC140877961 gene encoding mediator of RNA polymerase II transcription subunit 15a-like produces the protein MDHGNAKSSAETEPSFNLDDWMKELLPDHEELVEAADQFGMGQAGILLPPPSVNNFSQENKSVQMERSYQIDHATSSNVLPNICQNSKPMVSASGSSIIQVRQNIPSSSSTKYSGFPESQTSSNMVTQIHPHHQFQHQVLMQPANRPNIQSPALHSNSHLSNLRPQHPIHKESPTFGMLQQHKIGNQSSSFMVNGQESFNVVQHSDQSTSHNQIMQLPQKMLLQPKLQGTAFLHSQNVMAIDQKMPANQSQPIQVGSSQGLLNYNSQAGLMNSSDWIDAAFQEIQFMKEMYMSELIKLFEKSQELRHQATNAESVAKHERNRTFAEKIIRFLQLSKMDLMMNYRKEKLSNIIRDVRLHLERLISKNHVPLQRHPQQLVEMSGGMMRTSPMQQRPNFLQYKMSNQCLNSQRAGMPLSLMQQGANTFQVSPSVGLRDTSPITNSNAYNLMGSGFQKGVEHMARNMLLHPVSGTANSNDTMTLHQRVSSSKNILNSLDSSVSSITQKSISISPQQNKHRDQAMEIPKLKQPLQQSLAEKNKRKVVPKLNNDLKYEFISGFNQNQPMSSSYHVSPQNSQLSSTYIEPKDFSSTFSNSATPLLPISSPPVVPSPLTPLTPSSAPVDSEKCHSRIHSLSLDERRKVHQMPAALSQLKNASQNQSLVTEETGLLKSPLLAESTSPVVHQPPLAKEYPLDRLVEAVKSLSTRALNSSLRDIYAVTKMTDRTARSLSHSESDRIFVQDLADDIRNYEDGNFSLIYESSIETRMKRRLSTMVSDDSILEMELNADSPTKRFKKEDLILQEIKEINQKLIESMVEVINTKDVFRAEADKGIVIRCCYSPVGRSSENTFPTLLLELIVTPDYPNSSPVVSEALPVDFSGDEEGKDLWTKAKSIFTLSLRKCSHPISLKEMVKTWDASARAVLLEFAEQRGGGSFSSRYGKWENVISFSPVS, from the exons ATGGACCATGGGAACGCTAAATCATCAGCAGAAACTGAACCCAGCTTCAACTTGGATGACTGGATGAAAGAACTTTTGCCAGATCATGAAGAGCTGGTTGAAGCCGCTGATCAATTcgg GATGGGGCAAGCTGGAATATTATTGCCACCCCCAAGTGTAAATAATTTTAGCCAGGAAAACAAGTCTGTGCAGATGGAGAGAAGCTATCAAATTGATCATGCTACTTCT TCAAATGTCTTACCCAACATATGTCAGAACTCGAAGCCAATGGTTTCTGCTTCAG GCAGCTCGATTATCCAAGTCAGGCAAAATATCCCAAGTAGTTCATCTaccaaatactctggattcccCGAGAGTCAGACTTCAAGCAACATGGTCACTCAAATCCATCCGCACCATCAATTTCAGCATCAAGTCCTTATGCAGCCAGCAAACAGACCGAATATTCAATCGCCGGCTTTGCATTCCAATTCCCATTTGAGCAATCTCAGGCCACAACATCCAATACAT AAGGAAAGCCCCACTTTTGGAATGCTGCAACAACATAAAATTGGAAACCAGTCAAGTTCCTTTATGGTGAACGGCCAAGAATCATTTAATGTAGTTCAACACTCTGATCAATCAACATCGCACAATCAAATAATGCAGCTGCCTCAAAAAATGCTGTTGCAACCGAAGTTACAGGGAACTGCTTTTCTTCATTCTCAGAATGTGATGGCTATTGATCAGAAGATGCCAGCAAATCAGTCGCAACCAATTCAAGTTGGATCTTCGCAAG GATTATTAAACTACAATTCTCAAGCCGGGTTGATGAATTCCAGCGATTGGATTGATGCAGCATTCCAGGAG ATTCAATTCATGAAGGAAATGTACATGTCTGAATTGATCAAATTATTCGAGAAATCACAGGAGTTGAGACATCAG GCAACCAATGCAGAGTCAGTGGCAAAACACGAAAGGAATCGGACTTTCgcagaaaaaataataagaTTCCTACAGTTGTCCAAAATGGATCTTATGATGAATTACAGAAAAGAgaaattatccaatattattcGTGATGTGAGGTTACACCTTGAACGATTAATTTCCAAGAATCACGTTCCGTTGCAACGACACCCTCAGCAACTTGTTGAGATGTCTGGTGGTATGATGAGAACATCCCCGATGCAGCAAAGACCAAACTTTCTTCAGTACAAAATGTCTAATCAGTGCCTGAACAGCCAACGTGCAGGAATGCCACTGTCTTTGATGCAGCAAGGGGCAAATACATTTCAGGTCAGCCCTTCAGTTGGACTCAGAGACACCTCGCCTATAACAAACTCCAATGCATATAACTTGATGGGTTCAGGATTTCAAAAAGGAGTTGAGCACATGGCTCGTAATATGTTACTTCATCCTGTAAGTGGAACCGCTAACAGTAATGATACGATGACTTTACACCAAAGAGTTTCCTCATCAAAGAACATCCTCAACTCCTTGGATTCTTCTGTCAGCTCTATTACTCAAAAATCCATTTCCATTTCACCTCAGCAAAATAAGCATCGGGATCAAGCTATGGAAATACCAAAGCTGAAGCAACCATTACAACAGTCGCTGGCTGAAAAAAATAAGCGTAAGGTGGTACCAAAATTGAACAATGATTTGAAGTATGAGTTTATTTCAGGATTCAATCAAAATCAGCCAATGTCTTCCTCATATCATGTTTCTCCTCAAAATTCCCAGCTCTCTTCGACATATATTGAGCCGAAGGATTTTTCATCCACATTTTCCAATTCCGCAACACCGTTGCTACCAATTTCCTCGCCACCAGTTGTTCCATCTCCTCTGACTCCGTTAACTCCCTCTTCGGCACCAGTAGATTCTGAGAAATGTCATTcaagaattcattcattgtcTCTTGACGAGAGGAGAAAAGTCCATCAGATGCCTGCTGCTCTATCTCAGCTCAAAAATGCAAGCCAAAATCAATCCCTTGTAACTGAAGAGACTGGACTACTGAAGTCTCCTTTGCTTGCAGAGTCTACTTCTCCAGTTGTCCATCAGCCGCCACTTGCTAAAGAATACCCGTTGGACCGACTGGTTGAAGCG GTGAAGTCTTTATCAACCAGAGCTCTAAATTCTTCACTACGGGATATCTACGCTGTGACAAAAATGACTGACAGAACAGCAAGAAGCCTCTCTCACAGTGAATCAGATAGGATCTTTGTCCAGGACCTGGCTGATGATATTAGAAATTATGAAGATGGAAACTTCAGCCTGATCTATGAAAGTTCCATAGAGACGAGGATGAAGCGTCGACTGAGCACCATGGTTTCTGATGATTCAATACTGGAAATGGAATTGAATGCAGATTCTCCGACGAAGAGGTTTAAAAAAGAGGATCTCATCTTACAAGAGATCAAGGAAATTAACCAGAAGCTTATTGAATCCATGGTGGAGGTGATAAACACGAAAGATGTTTTCCGGGCGGAAGCTGATAAAGGAATCGTCATTAGGTGCTGCTATAGTCCGGTAGGACGTTCCTCAGAAAATACG TTCCCTACTCTGCTTCTGGAACTGATTGTGACTCCTGATTATCCAAATTCTTCTCCTGTTGTGTCGGAAGCATTGCCTGTTGATTTTAG TGGTGATGAAGAAGGGAAAGATCTCTGGACAAAGGCTAAGTCCATTTTCACCTTGTCACTTAGAAAATGTTCGCACCCGATATCACTTAAAGAAATGGTTAAAACCTGGGATGCTTCTGCTCGTGCTGTGTTACTGGAGTTTGCTGAGCAAAGGGGAGGTGGTAGTTTTAGCTCAAGATATGGCAAGTGGGAAAATGTTATTTCTTTTTCTCCTGTTTCCTAA